The region GGCGTGATCTTGCCCGACTCGAGCAGCAGACCGCCAATACTGGAGTCGCCGGTACGTGGCACGGTGTTCATCGAAATGGGGAGCGCGGCTTGGTTCATCGTCATATCCATGTTTAACGTAAGCGCAGGCGGCGCGGCAGAATGCCGTTCAACACACCTTTTTTGCGCGGCGACTTGCGGGCATTCCAGTCGATGGCGCCGAAGACGGGAATCTGCAGCGTTTCTTGCAAGTCGGCTTCCGAACGCACGCGGCGATACAGCATCTCGATCACGATCGCCAGGCCCACGCCCAGCAAGGTGCCGAGGAAAATCGACAGCAAGGTATTGAGCAGCACGCGCGGACCGGCCGGGTCGATCGGCGGCACGGCAGGATTGAGCACGGAAATATCCGACTGCTCGGCCTGGCCTTCGATGCGCGTTTGCGACAGGCGCTGCGACGTCACGTCGAAGGCGCGCTGGGCGCTCTCGACATCCTTCATCAGCACGCCCATCTCGTCGCGGGTACGGTTCAGTTCCAGCACCTTGGCCTTTTGCGCCTGCAGGGCGGCGCGCACGGCGCCTTCGCGCTGCTGCAGGATCTGCGCATTGTTGCCCACGCTATTCGAGGTATTGGCCAGCTGTTCGCGCAGGTCGGCGCGCAGCTTGTCGACTTCCGCCTTGGCGCTCTCGTATTGCGGGTGATTGCGGCCCAGGCGCTGGGCGATTTCCGCCAGCTTGCCTTCGGCATTGCCCAGGCCAATCTTCAAATTCTGGATCAGCGGATTGGACGACACGTCGGGCGAGGCCATGCCATTGCTGCCCTGCGCCATGCGCTGGCGCGACGACGCTTCCATCGACTGGCCCTGGGCCATGACGAGCTGCGCCGACAAGTCATTCAGGCGGTTCGACTCCACATCGAGGCGGTTGTCGACGCTGACGATGCCATTGTCCTGCTGGTATTTGGAAAGCTTGCTTTGCGCCACTTCCAGGTTATCGCGCAGCAGCTTGGTCTGTTCGCTGAAATACGTCGAGACGCGGCGCATCGGATCGACCTTCAGCTGGATGCTGGTCTTCTGGTACTCGTCCGCGAAGGCATTTGCCACGGCAGCGACGAACTGCGGGTCGCTGCCCTTGAAGCTGATGTCGACCACGCTGCTTTCGCGCGATGGCACGATTTCCACCTTTTTCAGCAGCAGATCGGCCAGCCAGTCGCGCACGGTGCCGCCCTTGCCTTCCGTCGCTTCATTGAATTGCGCGATCACGGCCGGGCTTTCCGCCAGTTTCAAATGGTCGACGACGCGCAAGGCAACGTTCTTGCTGCTGATGATGTCGATTTGCGTCGCCATAAAACCAGGCAACAACTGGCCCGGCATGGCCAGGCCCGTCAGGGGATCGACACCTTTGTAGTTCAAGAGCAACGAACTTGTCGCCTTGTATGTTTTAGGCAATAGCAAACTGATCGACAACGTGCCGAGGACAGTGACCAGCAGCGTGATCAAGATCAACTTCTTGTGCGCACGCAGGATCAGTAGGAGCTGTGACAAATTCATGGGGAAACCTCAACACAGAATGAAAAACATCCGGCTTGCGCCGGAAAGATACGGACAGCGGCTTAGAACAGGCTTTCCTGCACGTACACCATATCGTCAACTTGCAGCAGGTCGTCATGCTTGGCGTTGATGATTTCCAGCTTGCCAGCCTCGTCGCGGCGCTTGATGCGAATGCCGCGCTCGGTGCCACGCTGCGTCAGACCGCCGCCGACGGACAAGGCCTGCAGCACCGTCATCGAACGCTCGAGGCGGAAGGCGCCCGGACGCTGGACTTCGCCATAGATATAGAAGCGCGGCGCGCGCTCGACGAAGATGACGTCGTTGCCGGCCACATCGAGGTCGCGGTTCAGGTCGGCCGAACGCACCATGTCGACGATGTCGATGACTTCGCGCGTCGTCTTGCCGTTGCGCTTGCGGATCAGGCTGACGGCATCGCCGCCATCCTGGCTGACGCCGCCGGCCATGGCCAGCATGTCCATCAGGCTGCGCTTGCCTTCAATCGGATAGCGCCCGGGACGGTTGACCTGGCCCAGCACCGACACTTGCTGGCTTTGCAGCTGCGTCACGATGATGTTGACCTGCGCTTTGCGCAGGAAGCCGCCGCTTTCCAGCAAGCCGCCCAGCTTTTTTTCCGCTGCCGAGACCGACAAGCCGCCCAGGGCCACATTGCCGACCAGGGGGAAGGTGATTTCGCCCGCCTCGCTGACGCGCGTTTCGAGCGCCAGGTCGGGATTGCCATAGACGGAAATTTTCAATACGTCGCCGGCGCCGAGCTGTACGTCGGCAGCGCCGGCAAAACCGGCACTCAGGGCCAACAGGGTGGCCATGCACCACATCAGAAGTCGTTTCATGATTCGTTTATTCCATTGATGAGTTACTTACCTAAAATGCTGCGACTTACTTCAAGCCAGCAACGCCACGATCATTTGCTTCCGAGGAACCCTGCGCCGGTGCGGCCGGAGCCGCGGCTGCCGGGGCCGGCGCGGCAGGCGCTGCGGCACTGGCCGCTGCCGCTGCGGCGGCGGGAGCGCCATCCTTGCCCAGGTATTCGATCTTGGCGGTGGCGCGCAGACGCTTCAGCTCAGCGTCGGCGGCATCCTTGTTTTTCTTGTTGAACAAAAATTGTTCGATCTGCGGCGCGGCCTGCGCCAGCGTCACGGGATTGTCGCGGATATCGGCCAGGGAGATGAGCAGCGTGCGGTCGCCCTCGCGGATGATGAACAGCTGGCCCTTCGGCATGGACAGCAATTTCGCGCTCAGCTCGGGCGCCAGGTCGGCGCTGGTGCGCGACAGCTGGGTGCGGGCAAACTTGACCTTGTGCGTCTCGAGCCAGGCCGCCACGTCGTCGAGCGTCTTGGCGCTATCCATGGCCGCCTTCAGCTGGTCGTTCATGTCGGCGCTGGCGATCACCAGTTCGCGCATGTCGAATTGCTTGCGCTCGCTGAAAAATTGCGGATTCTTGTGGAAGTACTCTTCCACTTCCTGCTTGGTGGGACGGGCGATCGTGCCGATGCGCTTTTGCATGTAGGCTTGCGCAACGATCAGCGCCTTGGCGCGTTCGATCGCCTGCACCACTTTGGGATCGCGGTCCGTCTTGTCCTTGGCCGCCTCGTTCTGCAGCAGCTGGCGGTCGATCAGCGATTCCAGCAACTGCTTGCTGGCCGCTTCCTGCTGCGGCGCCTGCACGTTGGCGCGCTGCATTTCCTCATTGAGCTGCAGGACGGTAATTTCCTCCCCATTCACACTCGCCAGCGCCTGGCCGGGCTTTTTTTCTTTGTTGCCACAAGCAGACAATCCTGCGACGGCCAGCACGACCAGGCCTGCGCACAGCAGACGGGAAGGCATGGCGGGCTTGCTCGAAGACACACGGGCGATTTGCGGTTGGTTCAAAATGACTCCTTCAGTTCAGGTAAGGAAATCCGCTGATAGTTTTGTGAACGTGATGATAACTCACTTAACAACAAAACATTGTCAAAAAAACAGATTTCGATTGAAATTATGGGTTGCGACCACATGATTGTCAATATTATAAATATGATACACAGTGTACTAGCTTGCTAGGAAACTATTTGCTTAAAAAACTATTAAAAGGTCTTAAAAACAACTGTTTCGTTAGAAACACAAGCCTTGGATGGCATGCATCTCAGTAAATGGTTTTCACAGGGCAATATTTCTCGCGCGGAAACACTCGCTGCCGTCACGCCGCACGGCAATTGGGCACAGGCCAATGCGGGAGAGCGGCGGGGATGGGGCCGGTCCTCTTGGAGCAGCATGTTGTGCAAGGCGGCCACGTGCGAGGCTGGCCGGGCGACACGCCGGCGCGCATGGCGCGCGGCTGGCCCGCCGCCAGGCAGCATGCCGCCGTCCACACCATGTCGCCGTGCTTGCCTCATAATCGTCTGATGGCTCGTCACATCACTGTTCAGCCAGCTCCGGGAGCCGGACATTTGAAACCTTGCATGATTGCGTCATTTTAACGCTTATTAATTCCCTGCAAAAAATATTCAAGTCCAGCCGTGCGCGTGCCGGCAACGGGCCCGCGCTCAATGCGCGTTGTCGCGCTTCAGCACCACCTTGACGGTGCGCAAAATGATCCACAAGTCGAGCCACAGCGACCAGTTGCGCAGGTAATCGAGGTCGAAATGGATGCGCGCCTCCATCTTGTCGAGTGTTTCCGTCTCCCCGCGCAAGCCATTCACCTGCGCCCAGCCGGTAATGCCCGGCTTGACCTTGTGGCGCAGCATGTAGCCCTTGATCAGCTTGCGGTACTGCTCGTTGTGCGCCACGGCATGCGGACGCGGCCCGACTATGCTCATGCGTCCCTGCAGCACATTAATGAACTGCGGCAACTCATCGAGCGAACTGCGGCGCAAGAAGCCGCCCACGCGCGTCACGCGCTGGTCGTTCTTGGTGGCCTGCACCACCTTGTCGCCATCCTCGCTGACCGTCATCGAGCGGAATTTATAGACGATGATCTCTTCGCCATACAGGCCGTAGCGGCGCTGGCGGAAGATCACCGGCCCCTTCGACGTCGACTTGACGGCGATGGCGATGACCAGCATGACGGGCAGCAGCATGATCTGGATCAGCAAGCCCAGCACGATGTCGCTGCCCCGCTTGACCATGCTGTTAAAGCCCGTGAACGGCGATTCGCGGATGGCGATCACGGGCATGCCGCCCACATTGTCGAAGCGCGCCTGCATCAGGTCGAAGATATAGATATCGGGCAGGAAGTACACGGAAGCCGTCGTATCCTGCAACTCATCGAGCATCTTGCGGATGCGCGGCTGGGCCGAAATGGGCTGGCTGATGAATATCATCTTGATATTGTGTTCGCGCACATAGGCGGCGATATCGGCCATTTTTCCCAGCATCGGTTCGCGCATCGTCTCGGGCCAGCGGTCATCGGTGCGGTCGTCGAAAAAGCCGCGCACGCTCATGAACAGGTTCGGATTGCGCTCCACGGTGGCGGCAAATTTCAGGCTGGCATCATTGGCGCCGATGATGACGACGGAACGCACCTCGCTGTCGCGCCCCGGATCGGCCACCATGCGGCGCGCGGCCAGATGACTGAGCAGCAGTATGAACGGGGTCAGCACGAACCAGGCCAGCACCAGCTCGCGGTCGTAATGGAACGCCAGCCCCGTCGCCGAACCGAGGAAGACGAGGATCAGGGCCGTGATGCCCCAGCTGACGAAAACATCGCGCGCATACGCCAGCATGCGGCCGCTGCGCCAGGTGCGGTAGGGGTCGACATACTGGAACACGGACGAAGAAATGAAAAACGCCAATATCATCAGTACCAGCGAATAGCCGGTAAAGGGCGAGCCCGACAAGGCGGACAACAGGTACAGCGTGCCCATGATGATCAAGGGATCAAGGATGCGCTGGAAAAACGAAATCAGGGGTATATCATTGACCGTCATAATACTCTTCAGAACTGGACACTGGCACTAAAGGAAACGCCTTTGGCGCGGTAGCTGCCCGTATTGATAATAGGGGCGCCTTTGCGGGTATCGCGGAAGGCGTTCAGACCCAGCTGGATATTCGGCTGCGGCGCATAGGTCAGCCCGAGCGACTCGGTACGCGTCGTATCGCTGACGTCAACAGGAAAGACCAGCCCGCTGGCGGCCGAGAAGTCGCGCTTCTCGCGCCGCACCTGGGCATCCATGCGCACCTTGGACGTGATATCCCAGGCCGCGGCCACGCTGGCGCCATTATTCAGACTGCTCGAAATCAGCGCATTTTCCACGACGCCATACTCATGCCACAGGGAGCCGGTGAAACGCACCTTGCCCAGCGGCGCCCAGTTCACCACGACACGGCCGTTGGCGCCACTCGAATCGCGCCCCGAATAGAAGGAATGGCTGCGGCGCACCCAACCGCCTAACACCTGCACCTGGGTAATGGCACTGTAGATCCAGTAAATATTCGCCTTGATCTCATCCTGGGTATAGCCATCGTCGACGCCGAACTGGCCACCGTTGACGCGGTTCGGATAGCTGCCATTAACATGTCGCAACTGCACGCCGATGCGACTATTGCTTGCTGGCAAATAATCAAGCCCCAGTTCCGTCGCCTTTTCCTCGCGATTGGACACGCGCTGCGACAGCAGGTCATACGAGTAACGTTCCCGGCTGTAAGCGCCACGCACGCGCCAGCTCGGATGAAAACGCCAGCCGCCGTCGACGTACTCGCGCTGGCGCGTCCGCAAATTGCGTTCGGTGCTCTGGAAATCGCTGAACGGCGTCAGGGTTTGCGAATACAGGGCGCCCGCATGGCCCTCGAGATGATTGCCGAGATGCCATTCAAGATCGGCCAGGAAATCCTTGCCGTTGTAGTTAAACTGGTCAAAATGCTGGAACGACACGCGCGACCACTTGGCCTGCCCCGTCAGGACCTGCCGTCCGATCGGCCGGTTGACGAGAAACCCCGCCTGTATCTGGCGCGATGTATCGGAACGGGGCCCGTTGTAGCCGGGGACATTGTCGTCGAGGCGCAACAGATTGTCGTCATACGAATACGACGTCGCCAGGAACGGGAAAATGGTATCGCTGAGCGAGGCCATGGCCGACGAACTGGCCATGCCGCCGGCCACGAGCACGCAGGCGGCGCGCAGGACAGACATGAGCGGCATGCCGGGCGACTGAGACGGCCGGCGACGGTGGCTTTTTGGCGGGGAATTCAACATGGGATATCGTCTTTTGAGAGAGCAAACAGTTGATTGGCAATATTACCAGTAAGTCCAGTATCCACCGGAAACAATCCAGAGACCCAGCACGCCATTCGTGACGCCGTGCGCCAGAATGGGCGACCACAATGACTGGCTGCGCATGTACAGCAGAGTATAGGCGGCACCGGCAACAATGCCCGCCAGCCACAGATTATGTTCAAAGCCAAACAGCACGACGCTGATGACAAAGGCCTTGGCGCTGGCCAGGCGGGGCTGGAAGGCGAGGAAGTCCGGGGCGTCGATCCAGCGCAGCAGGAAGGAGCGCCAGAACAGCTCTTCCATCACGGGCACCACCAAGGCTGCTCCGGCGATGCGCAGCACGACCAGGCTCCATTCGATCCGGCCCTCATTGCGGGGGTCGAAGCCATCGGCGCTGCCGACCGTCATCCAGCCCGCATCGAGGTTGATCCACAGCAAAAAAACAACAATGCCGGCCACCAGCGCCACGGCCAGCGCGCGCGCGCCCAATGGCACCCAGGCCAGTTCCGTGTAGCTGCGGCGCCAGTACAGCAGCATGCCCAGCACGACGCCGATCTTGACGGCGTACAGCCAGCGCAAATCCTGCGCGGCAAAGCCGAGCCGGCCCAGCATGTCGGCGATGAAGATGAAGGAAAGGTAGGCGAGGAATGGCGCTACCCGGGGCAAGGCGGCACGGTCAAACATGGTGCCGCGCTTCCGCGACAGGATCACGCGCCGGACGCGGTGGTCCGGAGCGCGTGTTTTTCATGACAAACATGCATCCCCCGATGTAAAAAATATAATTATATAATTATATCAAGCTGAACCGTTGCCGTGGCAAATAATCCTAACTTAATTACAACAGGAGAGGGGGAAAACTATCAAGCGTTGGCGCGCGCCTCGATCTGTTCCCATTTTTCCAGCGCTTCGAGCAGTTCGCTTTCGATCTCGGCCACGCGCGCGTTCAGGCGCTTGCCCTCGGCCGGCGTCTTCTTGTAGAAGTCGGGATGCGACAGCTCGGCGGCCAGCACCGATTGCTCGTCTTCCAGCTTGGCGATCAGCTTGGGCAATTCCTCGAGCTCGCGCTGCTCCTTGTAGCTGAGCTTTTTCTGCTTGGCGGCCGGTGCGGCCGCTTCGGCCTTGACGGCGGGCTTGCTGGCCGGCGCCGTGGCGACCGGCAAGGTGCGCACGCGCTCCCAGTCCGTATAGCCGCCGACGAATTCGCGCCACTTGCCTTCGCCTTCGGCGACGATGACCTGCGTTACCACGTTATCGAGGAAGGTACGGTCATGGCTGACGAGGAAGACGGTGCCGGTGTATTCTTCCAGCAACTCTTCCAGCAATTCCAGGGTATCGATATCCAAGTCATTGGTCGGCTCATCGAGCACCAGCACGTTGGCCGGCTTGGCGAACAGGCGCGCCAGCAGCAAACGGTTGCGCTCGCCACCGGACAGCGACTTGACGGGCGAACGCGCGCGTTCCGGGGCGAACAGGAAATCGTTCAGGTAAGTCATCACGTGGCGGCGCTGGCCATTGATCTCGACCCAGTCGCTGCCCGGGGCGATGGTTTCCATCAGGTTCGCCTCTTCGTTCAGCTGCGTGCGCATCTGGTCGAAATACGCCACCTGCAGCTTGGTGCCCAGGCGGATGGTGCCCGTGTCCGACTGTTCTTCGCCGAGGATCATCTTCAGCAGGGTGGTCTTGCCGGCGCCGTTGGCGCCGATCAGGCCGACCTTGTCGCCACGCAAGATGGTGGCGCTGAAATCCTTGACGATGACCTTGTCGCCATAGATCTTCGAGACGTTTTCCAGGTCCGCCACGATCTTGCCCGAGCGTTCGCCAGCCGATACGTCCAGCTTTACCTGGCCCTGCTGTTCGCGACGCGCATTGCGCGTCAGGCGCAGCGCTTCCAGGCGGCGCACGCGGCCTTCGTCGCGCACGCGGCGCGCCTTGACGCCCTTGCGTATCCATACTTCTTCCTGCGCCAGGAACTTGTCGAACTTGGCGTTTTCCACTTCCTCGATTTCCAGCTGCTCGGCCTTGCGGGTCTGGTACGCCGTGAAGTTGCCCGGATACGACAGCAAGCGACCGCGGTCGAGCTCGATGATGCGCGTGGCAACGTTGTCGAGGAAGGAGCGGTCATGGGTAATGAACAGCACGCTGCCCTTGAAGTCGCGCAGCAAGCCTTCCAGCCACAGGATGGAAGTGAAATCCAGATGGTTGGTCGGCTCATCGAGCAGCAGCACGTCCGGCGCCGAGACCAGCGCGCGCGCCAGCGCGACGCGCTTCTGCATCCCGCCCGACAGGGTTTTCATCAGCATGTCGCCCGTCAGGTTCAGACGATCGAGCACGGTTTCCACCTTGTTCGGCAAGCTCCACGCATCGGCCGCATCGAGTTTGACCTGGATGTCGTGCATGCGTTCCATCAATTCATCGTCGTTGCCCTGGCCAAACTGGCCCGTCAACGCGTCGTATTCCTTCAGCCATGCCTGCGATTCGCCCATGCCGGAAGCGACGGCGTCGAACACCGACATCTCCGGATCGAATTGCGGTTCCTGCTCCACGTAGGCGATTTTGATGCCTTGCTGCATGACCAACAAGCCGTCATCGAGCTTGAACTTGCCCGAAATAACCTTCAGCAACGAGGATTTCCCCGTGCCGTTGCGGCCGATCAGACCGACCCGCTCCGAGGTTTCCAGTGAAAATTCCGCGTAATCGAGCAGCGCGACGTGACCGAACGCAAGTTGCGCCGATGAAAGAGAAATGACAGCCATAATGAGTAAGAGTGCTCGGGCGCCGTTACCTGCACACCGCATGGTGCGCAAAACAGCCGCCGATTGGATGAATGAAGCACGCATTGTACCGATAACTCGGACTTCAATCGCCATCGACCGGTAACTACGCCTGGATGATCACAGGCTGCCGACGCGCGTTGCGTGGAAACGTGGTGTCGCCAGCAGGAATCGAACCTGCATTTAAGTCTTAGGAGGACCTTGTACTATCCATTGTACGATGGCGACACGCGCAGCGGCATTATACAGGGTGGCGCGCGCCATGGACATAGCGCGCGCCGGTGCGCGATGGAAAATCCGCCTGGCGCGGTGCAGCGCTCCGCGCTATGGCTGCCGGGCCGGCAACAGCACGGGCAAGACATGCTGCGCGGCCAGGCCATGCGCCACCTTGTTCCAGTGCCCATCCATCGGCAGGAAATCGAGCCGCTCGGCGCGCTGGCGCCAATGTTCCTCGAACACGGGCTGCATGTCGACCACGATGTGGCCATGTTGCCGGGCCTGCGCCATGAACACCTGGCGGTCGTCGCCATGCCACGACGGCTTGCCCTTTTTCGGCTCGTACAAGGTGTTGCGCTCGCCATCGACGACAAAGACCACTTGCCTGTCGGCGGCGCCCGGCACCGCCTTGAGCTGCGCAAAATAGTAGGCCAGCATCTGGTCGCGCGCCGCCGGCGCGGCATCGCCGCCCCCTGGTGCGGGAGCTTCGCGCCGCAGCGACGAGATCCAGTCCGGCAGCTTCAGGTTGTAATAGGTATAGCGCACGAGGGCCGAGTGCGCGAGCCAGCGCTTGAGCTTTGATTCGGCATAGTCGACGTGGACCGTCCGCACGCCATCGGGACCGGCCACGAACTGGCTGTGGCTGCGCGGCGCGGGCAACAGCAGGTTGTTCAGATTGCCCGAATCGATCAGCACGACCACGTTGCGCGGATGCAGGCGCGGCGCGTAGTGGCGCAGCATCTCGAGCGTATCGGCCAGGCCGTTGCCCGAGCTGGCGGCCGACACCACGGCGCCGCCCAGCATGCGATCCAGTTCCCCCTGCAGGGTGTCCGGGTAGTCGAGCATCAGGCTTTCGACGAAGCTGTCGCCCAGCACCAGCACGGCGGCATCGGCCTTGAACTCGGCGGAATTGGCAAACCCCTGCCCGTTGGTGACGCCGCGGCGCGCATTCGACAATGCCCAGCCATGGGAATACACATACTCCTGCCGGGGCAGGTAGCGGCTGAGCGGCATGCTGGCGCTGCTTTGCTCGAGGCGCAGGCCGGACGACACCGGCAGGCACTGCAACACGGCCTCGAGCACCAGCGCCATCAGCAGCACACCGATTCCTATCGTAATGGATGAACGCATGATGATTTAAAAGTTAAAGTACAGAAATTCGGATACGCCGCGGGTCTCGCTGATCGACAGCAGGAACAGGCACAGCAACAACAAGGCGCCCAGCAACAGGTTGCCGCGCCGGCCTTCCAGGCGGCTTTCCTGCTCCAGGCGCAAGCCACGGCCCAGCAGCTCATAGGCATTCGGCAAAAAGAACGCGATCGCGGCGCAGGCGCCCAGCCACCCCAGGCAGCTGCCGAGCTCCATGATGCGGTTCATGCCCAGCACGGTCTCGCGCATGGCCGGCGTCAGGGTGCCGCCCCACATCGCATGCAGCACGTCCAGCGCCACGCCCACGGACGTGGCGCGGAAGAAGACCCAGGCCACGACCACGGCCAGGAAGGTGGCGCACGCGCCGCCCAGGCGCAGCGCCCAGTTGCTGCGCCCGCCCAGCACATGGCGCAAGGCATGGTTAATGATCAGATAAATACCATGCAACATTCCCCACAGCAAGAACGTCCAGTTGGCGCCATGCCACAGTCCGCCCAGCAGCATCGTCAGCAGCAGATTGCGGTAGCGCAGGAATGCGCTCTTGCGATTGCCGCCCAGCGGAATGTACAGGTAGTCGCGCAGGAAATTGGACAGCGTGATATGCCAGCGGCGCCAGAAATCGATGATGGACGCCGCCTTGTACGGCGAGTTGAAATTGATGGGCAAGACGATGCCGAACATATACGACAGGCCATAGGCCATGTCGGAATACGCCGAAAAGTCGAAATACAGCTGGAAGGTATAGGCCAGCGCGCCGGCCCAGGCTTCGAGCATGCTCAGGTGCTGATGGTGCAGGTCGAAGACCGGCCCCACGAAGCGGGCCACACCATCGGCCAGGACGACCTTCTTGAACAGGCCGATGGTAAAGAAACTCAGGCCCACCACCAGCCGTCCGCGGTGCGGGACATGCCGGGCCGGCTCCGAGAACTGCGGCATCATCTCCTTGTGATGCAGGATGGGGCCGGCAATCAGGTGCGGAAAATACGTAACGAACAAGCCGTAGCTTTCAGGCTGATAATCCTTGACCTTGCCGGCGTGGCAATCGACGAGATAGGCGATTTGCGTGAAGGTGAAGAAGGAAATGCCGATGGGCAAGGTAATCCCGATGGGCTCGATGGGCGCTCCCGTGAGCGCGGCGATATTACTCAGCAGGAAGTCAAAATACTTGAAAAACACGAGCAGGGACAGATTGAAGACGAGGCCGCCAATCAGCCACAGCTTGGCCTGGCGCAGCCTGCCCTGGCCATGGTGCAGCGAAATGCTGCGCCCGACGGCAAAGTTGGTGCAGATGGACAGGGCCAGCAAAGGCAGGAAGGCGATATCCCAGTAACAATAGAATGCCACCGAGGCCAGCAATAGAAAAATGATGGACAGGCGCAACGAATAGCGTGACAGGACAAAGTAGCCCAGCAGCGCCAGCGGCAGGAAAACGAGGAAAAATGAAAAGGTATTAAATAACACTACAAGATCCCAAGCGTGGGTGGTTGTTCATACGACAGCATCCAGCCCAGGAGACTAGCGA is a window of Janthinobacterium sp. 1_2014MBL_MicDiv DNA encoding:
- a CDS encoding undecaprenyl-phosphate glucose phosphotransferase, translated to MTVNDIPLISFFQRILDPLIIMGTLYLLSALSGSPFTGYSLVLMILAFFISSSVFQYVDPYRTWRSGRMLAYARDVFVSWGITALILVFLGSATGLAFHYDRELVLAWFVLTPFILLLSHLAARRMVADPGRDSEVRSVVIIGANDASLKFAATVERNPNLFMSVRGFFDDRTDDRWPETMREPMLGKMADIAAYVREHNIKMIFISQPISAQPRIRKMLDELQDTTASVYFLPDIYIFDLMQARFDNVGGMPVIAIRESPFTGFNSMVKRGSDIVLGLLIQIMLLPVMLVIAIAVKSTSKGPVIFRQRRYGLYGEEIIVYKFRSMTVSEDGDKVVQATKNDQRVTRVGGFLRRSSLDELPQFINVLQGRMSIVGPRPHAVAHNEQYRKLIKGYMLRHKVKPGITGWAQVNGLRGETETLDKMEARIHFDLDYLRNWSLWLDLWIILRTVKVVLKRDNAH
- the epsL gene encoding XrtB/PEP-CTERM-associated polysaccharide biosynthesis outer membrane protein EpsL gives rise to the protein MLNSPPKSHRRRPSQSPGMPLMSVLRAACVLVAGGMASSSAMASLSDTIFPFLATSYSYDDNLLRLDDNVPGYNGPRSDTSRQIQAGFLVNRPIGRQVLTGQAKWSRVSFQHFDQFNYNGKDFLADLEWHLGNHLEGHAGALYSQTLTPFSDFQSTERNLRTRQREYVDGGWRFHPSWRVRGAYSRERYSYDLLSQRVSNREEKATELGLDYLPASNSRIGVQLRHVNGSYPNRVNGGQFGVDDGYTQDEIKANIYWIYSAITQVQVLGGWVRRSHSFYSGRDSSGANGRVVVNWAPLGKVRFTGSLWHEYGVVENALISSSLNNGASVAAAWDITSKVRMDAQVRREKRDFSAASGLVFPVDVSDTTRTESLGLTYAPQPNIQLGLNAFRDTRKGAPIINTGSYRAKGVSFSASVQF
- a CDS encoding EpsD family peptidyl-prolyl cis-trans isomerase produces the protein MPSRLLCAGLVVLAVAGLSACGNKEKKPGQALASVNGEEITVLQLNEEMQRANVQAPQQEAASKQLLESLIDRQLLQNEAAKDKTDRDPKVVQAIERAKALIVAQAYMQKRIGTIARPTKQEVEEYFHKNPQFFSERKQFDMRELVIASADMNDQLKAAMDSAKTLDDVAAWLETHKVKFARTQLSRTSADLAPELSAKLLSMPKGQLFIIREGDRTLLISLADIRDNPVTLAQAAPQIEQFLFNKKNKDAADAELKRLRATAKIEYLGKDGAPAAAAAAASAAAPAAPAPAAAAPAAPAQGSSEANDRGVAGLK
- the epsE gene encoding polysaccharide export protein EpsE gives rise to the protein MKRLLMWCMATLLALSAGFAGAADVQLGAGDVLKISVYGNPDLALETRVSEAGEITFPLVGNVALGGLSVSAAEKKLGGLLESGGFLRKAQVNIIVTQLQSQQVSVLGQVNRPGRYPIEGKRSLMDMLAMAGGVSQDGGDAVSLIRKRNGKTTREVIDIVDMVRSADLNRDLDVAGNDVIFVERAPRFYIYGEVQRPGAFRLERSMTVLQALSVGGGLTQRGTERGIRIKRRDEAGKLEIINAKHDDLLQVDDMVYVQESLF
- the epsF gene encoding chain length determinant protein EpsF produces the protein MNLSQLLLILRAHKKLILITLLVTVLGTLSISLLLPKTYKATSSLLLNYKGVDPLTGLAMPGQLLPGFMATQIDIISSKNVALRVVDHLKLAESPAVIAQFNEATEGKGGTVRDWLADLLLKKVEIVPSRESSVVDISFKGSDPQFVAAVANAFADEYQKTSIQLKVDPMRRVSTYFSEQTKLLRDNLEVAQSKLSKYQQDNGIVSVDNRLDVESNRLNDLSAQLVMAQGQSMEASSRQRMAQGSNGMASPDVSSNPLIQNLKIGLGNAEGKLAEIAQRLGRNHPQYESAKAEVDKLRADLREQLANTSNSVGNNAQILQQREGAVRAALQAQKAKVLELNRTRDEMGVLMKDVESAQRAFDVTSQRLSQTRIEGQAEQSDISVLNPAVPPIDPAGPRVLLNTLLSIFLGTLLGVGLAIVIEMLYRRVRSEADLQETLQIPVFGAIDWNARKSPRKKGVLNGILPRRLRLR
- a CDS encoding CAAX prenyl protease-related protein, with the protein product MFDRAALPRVAPFLAYLSFIFIADMLGRLGFAAQDLRWLYAVKIGVVLGMLLYWRRSYTELAWVPLGARALAVALVAGIVVFLLWINLDAGWMTVGSADGFDPRNEGRIEWSLVVLRIAGAALVVPVMEELFWRSFLLRWIDAPDFLAFQPRLASAKAFVISVVLFGFEHNLWLAGIVAGAAYTLLYMRSQSLWSPILAHGVTNGVLGLWIVSGGYWTYW
- a CDS encoding ATP-binding cassette domain-containing protein — protein: MAVISLSSAQLAFGHVALLDYAEFSLETSERVGLIGRNGTGKSSLLKVISGKFKLDDGLLVMQQGIKIAYVEQEPQFDPEMSVFDAVASGMGESQAWLKEYDALTGQFGQGNDDELMERMHDIQVKLDAADAWSLPNKVETVLDRLNLTGDMLMKTLSGGMQKRVALARALVSAPDVLLLDEPTNHLDFTSILWLEGLLRDFKGSVLFITHDRSFLDNVATRIIELDRGRLLSYPGNFTAYQTRKAEQLEIEEVENAKFDKFLAQEEVWIRKGVKARRVRDEGRVRRLEALRLTRNARREQQGQVKLDVSAGERSGKIVADLENVSKIYGDKVIVKDFSATILRGDKVGLIGANGAGKTTLLKMILGEEQSDTGTIRLGTKLQVAYFDQMRTQLNEEANLMETIAPGSDWVEINGQRRHVMTYLNDFLFAPERARSPVKSLSGGERNRLLLARLFAKPANVLVLDEPTNDLDIDTLELLEELLEEYTGTVFLVSHDRTFLDNVVTQVIVAEGEGKWREFVGGYTDWERVRTLPVATAPASKPAVKAEAAAPAAKQKKLSYKEQRELEELPKLIAKLEDEQSVLAAELSHPDFYKKTPAEGKRLNARVAEIESELLEALEKWEQIEARANA